In Rhipicephalus microplus isolate Deutch F79 chromosome 9, USDA_Rmic, whole genome shotgun sequence, one genomic interval encodes:
- the LOC142771379 gene encoding uncharacterized protein LOC142771379, which produces MVLFAARHRRRLLNEDSLIVDSEDRDGVKGEAALREASRRKRNEDASATRSRTTRRKLATGVAIAGRRARDSVVPISKKITVPWTLSQPSSGKLHRKVAGDPREGELGWNREKRATNANMGHRTDGRRHWEPVTTVGETAPDIFLSKSTPHQMLPNSTTLTARTTAEPTTSASSFKTTQTPANVAPNVSQEHPTQTSRDRPGTSLVAASSFRGEASAGRDRPTSPVPLDVRITERTVTPHSDTIFQASVAPVDAKKGGVSNPSLTFIPTTTRSDLQISTVLETSSLRSASAPSNRVAKPSSLDGIEAHTEPFPDDALNYSP; this is translated from the exons ATGGTGCTGTTCGCCGCCCGCCATCGAAGACGCCTCCTCAACGAAGACAGCCTCATCGTGGACAGCGAGGACAGGGATGGTGTGAAGGGAGAG GCTGCGCTGCGCGAAGCTTCACGCCGTAAACGCAATGAAGACGCATCTGCGACTCGCTCCAGGACAACCAGGAGGAAGCTTGCGACTGGCGTAGCCATTGCGGGTCGGCGTGCTCGCGATAGTGTCGTGCCGATCTCGAAGAAAATCACTGTACCCTGGACACTGTCCCAACCCAGCAGCGGAAAACTTCATCGCAAGGTCGCTGGTGATCCACGCGAGGGTGAGCTCGGGTGGAA CAGGGAGAAGAGAGCAACAAACGCAAATATGGGTCACAGAACCGATGGCCGGCGTCATTGGGAGCCTGTGACGACAGTAGGGGAAACAGCACCCGATATCTTCCTATCGAAAAGTACGCCACATCAGATGCTCCCAAATTCGACAACCTTGACTGCAAGGACAACCGCAGAGCCAACAACTTCGGCAAGCTCATTTAAAACCACGCAAACACCGGCAAATGTGGCTCCCAATGTCTCGCAGGAGCATCCGACCCAAACGTCAAGGGACAGGCCCGGGACATCGCTGGTTGCTGCCAGTTCATTTCGTGGTGAAGCGTCTGCTGGAAGAGACCGTCCTACCTCCCCTGTACCTCTTGATGTGCGAATTACGGAGAGAACTGTGACGCCTCATAGTGATACCATCTTTCAGGCGTCTGTGGCACCCGTAGATGCGAAAAAGGGTGGAGTAAGTAACCCATCGCTGACTTTCATACCCACCACTACTCGCTCAGACCTACAGATTAGTACCGTACTGGAAACTTCATCACTAAGGTCGGCGTCGGCTCCATCAAATCGCGTTGCAAAGCCTTCTTCTCTGGATGGTATTGAAGCACATACAGAACCGTTCCCTGACGATGCATTGAACTATTCGCCATAG